The Megalops cyprinoides isolate fMegCyp1 chromosome 22, fMegCyp1.pri, whole genome shotgun sequence genome contains a region encoding:
- the LOC118769406 gene encoding mucin-5AC-like, with product MKLQILMTLAFAFVVIDTSMAQVNSTSATNATMNATSPAPSGSGATNATMNATGPAPSGSGATNATMNPTSPAPSGSTVTNASTSTNGTVTTTPSATTVAPGSTAVLLLVFSTNETFTSALSDSNSQAFKDRVTRTKNVIEPVYKRAFASFLRLVVLRFRSGSIVTDAELVFNSSGAVPSAQVVATTLRDAVENGTVALPINASSISVTNPPSTTTTVAATTSGVSPVTSPVLTCLMVTLASFLLTSVFRFS from the exons ATGAAGCTGCAGATCCTAATGACCCTGGCCTTTGCCTTTG TTGTAATAGATACATCCATGGCACAAGTGAACTCTACATCTGCAACCAATGCAACCATGAATGCTACCAGTCCGGCTCCATCAGGTTCAGGTGCTACCAATGCAACCATGAATGCCACCGGTCCGGCTCCATCAGGTTCAGGTGCTACCAATGCAACCATGAATCCTACCAGTCCGGCTCCATCAGGTTCAACTGTTACCAATGCAAGCACAAGTACAAATGGAACAGTTACGACGACTCCATCAGCAACAACAGTGGCACCAGGCAGCACTGCAGTTCTGTTGCTGGTTTTCTCCACCAATGAAACCTTCACTTCAGCTCTTTCTGACAGTAACAGCCAGGCTTTCAAGGACAGAGTCACCCGTACAAAGAATGTG atcGAACCAGTATACAAGAGGGCCTTTGCTTCCTTTCTGCGGCTGGTCGTGCTAAGGTTCAG GAGTGGCTCCATTGTGACTGATGCCGAACTGGTCTTCAACAGTTCCGGAGCTGTGCCAAGCGCACAGGTGGTGGCCACAACCCTGCGGGACGCTGTCGAGAACGGGACTGTAGCCCTCCCCATCAATGCCAGCTCGATCAGTGTCACCA atCCCCCGTCGACGACCACCACTGTTGCTGCAACAACCAGCGGTGTTTCTCCTGTGACCAGCCCTGTTCTCACCTGCCTCATGGTGACTTTGGCCTCCTTCCTGCTGACTTCAGTGTTCCGCTTctcatga